The region ACGGCAAGGAAAGCTGCCCGCGCGGGGTCGGCACCTTCCAGCTTGGCGATGACAGACGCGATGATCGAGGTACGCCACGAGTGCTCGGCGACGCTCTCGGGGTCGTTGACACCGGCCATCCACCAACCCGTCCGGCGGGTGTGTTTGAGCGTGCCCGCCTCGTAGAGGAAGCGGGCCACCGCGGACAGGTCGTCAGCCACTCTGTCTCTCCTTCTCATACCTCGGTGAAGCGGATCGCGTACCGGATGCCCTCCAGCTCTCGGCGCGCACGCGTCGAGGCCGTGGTGCCATCCAACAGCACCGGGAAATCACCACGGCCGTCGCCAACGTCGAGTCCGCCGACCGGTGACGCGACACGGTCAGGAGCCGCCCGGGTGCTGGCCGCCATCACACGACCTGGGGTGAGAGGGCACGCCGAACGGGGCCCGGACTGTGTGTCCGGGCCCCGTTTGCGCTACTCACAGCGCTCGTTGGCCTCCTCGGTACGGAGGTTGGCCGGCCGATCAGCGCACCCCTCAGTGCGATATCGCACCGCTCAACCGCCCTGGGGGCCCAGTGAGGCGGCGGCGGCCGCGATGAAGGCGGCGGCTGCTTCCTTGGCCTCGTGCCGCCGGGCGTCCAGGTCGCTGCGGCTGGTCGCCTTGCGCAGGGCGTACGTCGCATCCGCGGCTTCCTGGGCGGGGCCGGACAGCTCGGGCACCAGGACCTGCAGGCGGATGTGGGGCGCGGTGATGGCCGCCCGGGTCTCGTGGGACCGGGTCTGGGCGTCCAGTTGATGCTCGGGCCCCGCGTCTTCCAGGGCCAGACGCTCGCGGTGGAACATCGCGGACCGGTGGGCGTCCAGGGCGGCCGCGAACTCGGTGACGGCGGCGAGCTGGTCCTGGCGGTGACCGTCAGCGCGCTGCTCGATGCGTGCGGTGCGTGCTGAGCGGTGCTGGAGAAGTCCGGCCGTCAGCGCGCCGGCGAGGGTTCCGAGTACGGCGACGATCGAAGGCCACATCAGACGTCCCGCCGGTGGGTGCGGAATCCGCAAGTGGCGGGGTGTCCGGCCGGGCCGGCTTCGGCGTCCTCGGCGGGGGCGGTGCTGGACGGCTGGGTGTGGGCAGGGATGCGCAGGGTGTTGATGTGGGCCCAGAACCCGGGCCTCTCACGCGTCGTCATGAATGACAGTTTTCGCTGTCATCAGGTGCCCGGGCAATCCTTCCTGTCGCGGTGGCAGAGGGCAGTTCTGCCTGCGCCCGGCGTGCGGAATGTCCGTCCGCACGCGGAAAGTCCGGCGAAAAGTCCGCCTGGGAGTCCGGTCGGCGGACGTGACCGAACCTGCGGTCCCTCACGGGCCGGGGAGGCGGGTACGGCTCGGCCGCCCCGGACTCGGCGCCGGCTGGCCGGCGGCCGTTCCGACCCGCCGGGTCGGCCGCCCGCGGCCCCGCCCGCCCCGCTCACCACAGCGGTCGCAGCGGGGGCAGTTCGCCGTTCGCCAGGGCTCTGATGAGGGCGGCCAGTTCGGCTCGGGGGATGCGGCGGTTCTGGGAGCCGAGGCGTTCGTCCAGTTCGCCCTCCATCTCGAACATGAGGCGTCCGGCGACCGCGAGGTGCTCCAGCGCCCGGTCGGTCAGGACGACGAGTTTGCGCCTGCCGCCCGCCGGGTGGGGGCGCCGCTCCACGTAGCCGCGGGCGGCCAGGTCGTCGACGATCTGGCCGGCGGCCTGCTTGGTGACGCCGAGCTTCTCCGCGAGCTCGCTGCTGGTGGCTCCCTCGCCGTAGAGGGCCTGGAAGACCAGGCCGTGCACGGGCCGCAGGTCGTCGTAGCCCGCCGCGTCGAGCCGGGATACGAATTCGGACAGGACGAGCTGGAAGGACATGCCGAGCAGATAGGTCAGCTCGGCCCTGGCCAGCGGGTCTTCCGCCTGGCGTGCTTTCGCTCCGGTGCTTCCGGTCTCTGCTGTGGACTCCATCTGGCCATGCTGCCACACCTTGGAAAG is a window of Streptomyces subrutilus DNA encoding:
- a CDS encoding MarR family winged helix-turn-helix transcriptional regulator yields the protein MESTAETGSTGAKARQAEDPLARAELTYLLGMSFQLVLSEFVSRLDAAGYDDLRPVHGLVFQALYGEGATSSELAEKLGVTKQAAGQIVDDLAARGYVERRPHPAGGRRKLVVLTDRALEHLAVAGRLMFEMEGELDERLGSQNRRIPRAELAALIRALANGELPPLRPLW